The Microcystis panniformis FACHB-1757 region ATTGGGCGAATTTAGCCCGTCAAACCGAGACAGTATATGGTTTGGTTGTCCAAGAACGACAACTGGTGGAATGGCGTTAATCAGGGAGCGGTTTTTTAGCCGTCAGCCGTTAGTATTAGGGGTCAGTTTATGTCTTAAAATAACAAAGGCACAACTTAACTTCTCCAAATATGACTATGAAAGCAGCTGAAATTATGACCACGGAGGTGGCCAAGATTAAAGGTTCTGAAACCGTTGCCAAAGCGGTGCAATTGATGAGAGAAAAGAACATTAGAACTCTCATTGTTGATCGCCGTCACGATGAGGATGCTTACGGAATTATCACCGAAACCGATATTGTCTATAAAGTCGTCGCTTTCGGTCAAGATCCGCAAAAAGTGCGCGTCTATGAAGTGATGAGCAAACCCTGCATCGTGATTAATCCCGACCTCGGGGTTGAATATGTGGCCCGCTTATTTGCTAATACCGGTATTCGTTTCGCACCGGTAATTAAAGGCGGTTTGCTCGGTGTTATCTCTGTTAGTGATATCCTCCATAAAGGTAACGCTGTCGAAAAGCCCCGCAGTCTTGATTTAGAAGCGGAGATTATCAAAGCTAGAGATATTGCCCGGGCAGTCTGTGCTGAAAAAGGGGGAAATTCTCCCGATTGTGCCGCAGCTTGGGATGTTGTTGAGGAATTACAGGCAGAATTGGCACACCAACGCGCTAAAAAACCAGAAAAAACCTATTTTGAGGAATACTGTCAAGAAAATCCCGATGCTTTTGAAGCGCGTATCTATGACACCTAATCCCCATGGGTTTTCGGTATTCTCCGATACCTCAAACTTTTTAATCCGGCAAAAGTAGTGTATAAAGGTTTTATTTACTAATAATCGAGGAAAAACTATGGCTGATCTATTTGTCATCGCCTATGAGGACGAATTTAAAGCAGAAGAAGTTCGTTTAACTTTGGCTAAACTGCAACAGGAACATCTCATCGAGTTAGAAGATGCTGCCGTAGTGGTTAAAAACAAAGATGGCCAGATTAAACTCAAGCAAGCGGTCAATTTAACGGCAGCAGGAGCCGCTAGTGGCAGTTTCTGGGGATTATTAATCGGAATGCTCTTTTTATCCCCTTTATTAGGGGCCGTCCTCGGTGCTGCTGGTGGCGCTTTGGGAGGTGCTTTAAGTGATATCGGTGTGGATGACAATTTTATGCGCGAATTGGGAGAAACCCTGCAGCCCAGTACCTCTGCTCTCTTTGTTCTCGTCCAAAAAGTTACCCCCGATAAGGTCCTCGATGAAGTGGCCCCCTACGGAGGTAAAGTGTTACGTACTTCTTTGACCAAAACCGACGAAGCTGAATTACAGAAAGTTCTCGACCAAAGAGGTGTTAAACCCGAAGCGGTTTAGGATCTGGGTCCATAAAAGCTAGAAAAAGGGAATATATTTCCCTTTTTGCTTTTTGAGCAAGAATGGGTTTAGCATGACCACCACAGCATCCATAAAATAAGAAACAATCAATAATTATTAATGAACTTTAAGCTTCGATCGAGAATAAAAGTGCTTCAGTGTCGTAGTATTTATTCGTTAATCCCATTGATTGCATTCCTAATCTTTCGGTGACACGAATTGAGCGATAATTATCGGGATTAACCACTGCGTAGATAATCGGCAATTGTAAGGTGATTAAGCCGTATTCTAGAATAACTTTAGCCGCTTCGGTTATGTATCCTTGTCCCCAATAATCGCGTCGTAAATGCCAACCAATTTCGCTATCTGGGGTAGGATAACCGTAGTTATCGGGTAAATTCTGTAAAATTATCGAACCGATAATCTGATTATTTTTTCGATCGATCATTGCCCACCAATCGCTGCCATTACCTTGATTACGAACAGTTGGTAATCTTTCGGAAAAATGGGCATTTAAACTCTCAATATCCGTGGCTAACTGACGAATTCTCGGTAAAAAATAAGTGACTTCGGAATTTTGATAGATCTGAAAAAAAGACTCTTTGTCTGTGGGTAGTTGCCAAGGACGGAGAATTAGGCGATCGCTTTTCATTGTTTTAGTGAGCAAATTATAGCAATTCTCTTGCTGAGATTAGGGATTATTGTTGATAAAAAAACTTCTAAATCCCACGGCTAGTAGGGAACCACTTAAGACAGTTATCAATGTCCAAATTTGATTTTTTTGGGTTCCTTCGACTTTCTCTAAGCGTTTATTCATGTCATCAAATTTACTATCAAGAGTTTTAATATCACCTTTAACTTCCGTGAGTTCAATCTTTAAATCGGTAGTATCTTTTTGAAGATTTTTGACATCAGCTTTTATTTCCGCTTGTCCATTCTCGATCACCTTCAATCGATTGTCCACCTCAATCAGTCGAGTTTCCGTGGTAGTGAGTCGCGTTTCCACGGTAGTGAGTCGATTGTCCACGGTAGTGAGTCGATTGTCCACCTCAATCAGTCGAGTTTCCATGGTAGTGAGTCGATTGTCCACGGTAGTGAGTCGATTGTCCACGGTAGTGAGTCGATTGTCCACCTCAATCAGTCGAGTTTCCATGGTAGTGAGTCGATTGTCCATGGTAGTGAGTCGATTGTCCATGGTGGTGAGTCGATTGTCCATGGTAGTCAGTCGATTGTCCATGGTAGTCAGTCGATTGTCGATCTCGTTGAATCGATGTTCGATTATCTTCTGTCCATTGAGGATTAAATCTTCTAGTCTTTTTAAATCATTATCCGTAGCAGTGGTGGTGGTCATTGATTAAACTCCTATAATTTCAATTTGCTCTTATTTTTATTATTATAGCCTTTCTTATAAACATGAAGTATGATCGGCTCTCTTGGGTTCGGTGGGTAAAATATATTATAGGATACATTCCTGCTGGCGGTCGCAACGCGCTCGCTACGCGAGATCAACTGGAACGAACCACAAAGACACAAAGGACACAAAGATTGATCGCTTCCAGATAATCTAAACTTATCACACAAAAAATTAAGAGAGCTTATGAGCTAATTTGGTATTGACGACCGACTCCCCACTTCCCATTCTCCTATACCTTTCAAACAGGATTATTATTAGCTATAGATTTGCTGCTTGAGCAAATATGTTCACCGATCATCACTCCCGTTAGAGTGAGATAAGATTAGCTCTCATTCCTCACCCTAACTACTAGGAAAAACCGGCAATTAAATTAGGCACCTTGGCGCAATTTGTCCAAAACCGATCGATCTTCTAGAGTAGAAGTATCACCAGAAATCTCTTGACCTGATGCTAAAGTTCGCAAGAGACGACGCATAATTTTACCCGATCGCGTTTTTGGCAGTACATCGGTAAAACGGATTTCTCCCGGTCGAGCAATAATGCCAATTTCCTTGACAACGTGATCCTTTAATGCTTGCGCTAACTCCTGACTCGCTTCATAATGTCCCTCCAGAGTCACAAAAGCATAGACTTCTTCCCCTTTAATTTCATCCGGCCGTCCCACCACAGCCGCCTCTGCTACCGCAGGATGAGATACTAAAGCTGATTCGATCTCCATAGTCCCTAAACGGTGGCCAGAAACGCTAATTACGTCATCAACGCGCCCCATTACCCAGAAATAACCGTCCTCGTCCTGACGGCTACCATCTCCAGCAAAATAGAGATATTGGCCATCTTTGGGGGCGATATGTTCCCAGTAGGTATTGCGGAAGCGATCGGGATTTTTATAAACTGTTCGCATCATACCGGGCCAGGGATGTTTGACCACCAGATAACCCCCCTCATTCGCGTGGGTGGGATTGCCCTCTAAGTCCACCACTTCGGCGATAATACCGGGGAAAGGTAGGGTTGCTGACCCCGGTTTGGTGGCAATTGCCCCGGGTAAGGGAGTAATCATAATCCCCCCGGTTTCCGTTTGCCACCAAGTATCGACAATCGGACATTTTTCCTTACCGATAACCCGGTGATACCACATCCACGCTTCTGGGTTAATCGGTTCTCCCACGGTTCCCAGTAAGCGCAAAGAGGATAAATCCCGGCTATTGGGGATGTCTTCACCCATTTTGATAAAAGTGCGGATAGCAGTGGGGGCAGTATAAAAGATATTAACCCGATATTTCTCGATTACATCCCAAAAACAACCTAAATTAGAGGGACGGGGAACCCCTTCATACATTACCGTCGTTGCACCATTAGAAAGCGGTCCGTAAACGATATAACTATGGCCGGTAATCCAACCCACATCGGCAGTACACCAGTAAACATCGGTGTCTTTCAGGTCAAAAATCCATTTGCTGGTGACATGGGTGTAAAGATTATAACCGCCGGTGGTGTGGACGACTCCTTTCGGTTTGCCCGTGGAACCACTGGTATAGAGGATAAATAACATATCTTCACTATCCATCGGTTCGGCCGGACAATTAGCAGATACCTGTTTTTGTAGATCATGCCACCAGTAATCGCGATCGGCAACCATATTGATTGGTTCCTTGCTGCGCTGAACAACGAGAACTTTTTCCACACTGGGGGCGCTATTATCGGCTAGAGCCAGATCTACCTGTTCCTTGAGGGCAACGACTTTATCCTTGCGGAAACCACCATCGGCAGTGATTACCACCTTAGCAGTCGCATCATTAAGACGCTCGCGCAAAGCATCGGCACTAAATCCCCCAAAAACTACACTGTGGGGCGCGCCAATTCTGGCACAGGCTAACATAGCGATGGCCGCTTCGGGAATCATCGGCATATAAATTCCGACCACATCGCCTTTTTTAACGCCTAATTCTTTTAAAGCGTTGGCAAATTGGCACACTTCTCGGTGTAGCTGTTCGTAGGTAATGGTGCGGCTGTCTCCCGGTTCTCCTTCCCAGATGATGGCAGCTTTATTGCGTCTCCAGGTGGTGAGATGTCTGTCAATACAGTTGTAACAAATATTAATCTTGCCGTTGACGAACCATTTAGCAAAGGGGGGCTGCCAGTCAAGAATCTCTGACCATTTTTCAAACCAATGTAATTCTTTTTCGGCTAATTGGGCCCAAAAAGCCGAGGGATCGGCCTTGGCTTTGGCGTAGAGTTGCTGGT contains the following coding sequences:
- a CDS encoding CP12 domain-containing protein: MTMKAAEIMTTEVAKIKGSETVAKAVQLMREKNIRTLIVDRRHDEDAYGIITETDIVYKVVAFGQDPQKVRVYEVMSKPCIVINPDLGVEYVARLFANTGIRFAPVIKGGLLGVISVSDILHKGNAVEKPRSLDLEAEIIKARDIARAVCAEKGGNSPDCAAAWDVVEELQAELAHQRAKKPEKTYFEEYCQENPDAFEARIYDT
- a CDS encoding DUF1269 domain-containing protein → MADLFVIAYEDEFKAEEVRLTLAKLQQEHLIELEDAAVVVKNKDGQIKLKQAVNLTAAGAASGSFWGLLIGMLFLSPLLGAVLGAAGGALGGALSDIGVDDNFMRELGETLQPSTSALFVLVQKVTPDKVLDEVAPYGGKVLRTSLTKTDEAELQKVLDQRGVKPEAV
- a CDS encoding GNAT family N-acetyltransferase; amino-acid sequence: MKSDRLILRPWQLPTDKESFFQIYQNSEVTYFLPRIRQLATDIESLNAHFSERLPTVRNQGNGSDWWAMIDRKNNQIIGSIILQNLPDNYGYPTPDSEIGWHLRRDYWGQGYITEAAKVILEYGLITLQLPIIYAVVNPDNYRSIRVTERLGMQSMGLTNKYYDTEALLFSIEA
- a CDS encoding tropomyosin; the encoded protein is MTTTTATDNDLKRLEDLILNGQKIIEHRFNEIDNRLTTMDNRLTTMDNRLTTMDNRLTTMDNRLTTMETRLIEVDNRLTTVDNRLTTVDNRLTTMETRLIEVDNRLTTVDNRLTTVETRLTTTETRLIEVDNRLKVIENGQAEIKADVKNLQKDTTDLKIELTEVKGDIKTLDSKFDDMNKRLEKVEGTQKNQIWTLITVLSGSLLAVGFRSFFINNNP
- the acs gene encoding acetate--CoA ligase, with product MTEIAIESILQENRLFPPSAEFSQNATIKSFEEYQQLYAKAKADPSAFWAQLAEKELHWFEKWSEILDWQPPFAKWFVNGKINICYNCIDRHLTTWRRNKAAIIWEGEPGDSRTITYEQLHREVCQFANALKELGVKKGDVVGIYMPMIPEAAIAMLACARIGAPHSVVFGGFSADALRERLNDATAKVVITADGGFRKDKVVALKEQVDLALADNSAPSVEKVLVVQRSKEPINMVADRDYWWHDLQKQVSANCPAEPMDSEDMLFILYTSGSTGKPKGVVHTTGGYNLYTHVTSKWIFDLKDTDVYWCTADVGWITGHSYIVYGPLSNGATTVMYEGVPRPSNLGCFWDVIEKYRVNIFYTAPTAIRTFIKMGEDIPNSRDLSSLRLLGTVGEPINPEAWMWYHRVIGKEKCPIVDTWWQTETGGIMITPLPGAIATKPGSATLPFPGIIAEVVDLEGNPTHANEGGYLVVKHPWPGMMRTVYKNPDRFRNTYWEHIAPKDGQYLYFAGDGSRQDEDGYFWVMGRVDDVISVSGHRLGTMEIESALVSHPAVAEAAVVGRPDEIKGEEVYAFVTLEGHYEASQELAQALKDHVVKEIGIIARPGEIRFTDVLPKTRSGKIMRRLLRTLASGQEISGDTSTLEDRSVLDKLRQGA